The Centroberyx gerrardi isolate f3 chromosome 12, fCenGer3.hap1.cur.20231027, whole genome shotgun sequence genome has a window encoding:
- the plin6 gene encoding perilipin 6, with the protein MGCSCCGSGPITRRVKSKNACGDWLRRVSRLPLVRSALQSVTSAYTEVKGRYPLLGLVGGAAELSVRSVSLAAMQRATPLLQSLEPQMEVANGYACVGLDRLERSFPVLQQSTDEVMGHLKDAFFLTLDDVQVRVVDGLDGALERLERLSEASWAAVWALQDSQVGRVATSGLDEVLSRLEDATAYYLPLPPTLRREWEKRVQEYEEEDEDDEPGLWTRLRSLLLSLSLQLYHRLLKLRERLEQAARPLGAAADTVGLGRVLEAVGFLLQYQQRFMVALVYRVEGLRELALVQVKGQAALLAELGPVRQMLDLPSQVQVVLRDLQDLAKILLQLVVNSTPLYSMLQQPSAQDVEDFLSQEDFTCDSASRRSSANSLFLKAMDGRPRRRKSLYSRARRGSGSGGSANSPQGAGSAPPGPANGRRSSLKQEAPALEIEGLPLPSDSTIHRRASATELLLGPLMQFVSQSQKAFEYLSPGPIADEANSTAETSDN; encoded by the exons atgggttgtagctgctgcggtagcgggccaatcacacgtcgcgttaaatcgaagaacgcttgcggagattggctgcga CGTGTTTCCCGGCTGCCGCTCGTCCGCTCCGCTCTGCAGTCGGTGACCTCGGCGTACacggaggtcaaaggtcgctACCCCCTGCTGGGCCTGGTGGGCGGAGCCGCCGAGCTCAGCGTGCGCAGCGTCTCCCTGGCCGCCATGCAGCGCGCCACGCCCCTGCTGCAGAGCCTGGAGCCGCAGA TGGAGGTTGCTAACGGTTACGCCTGCGTCGGTCTGGACCGTCTGGAGAGAAGCTTTCCGGTCCTGCAGCAATCCACAGACGAG GTGATGGGTCACCTGAAGGACGCCTTCTTCCTGACCCTGGACGACGTGCAGGTGCGGGTGGTGGACGGGCTGGACGGCGCTCTGGAGCGTCTGGAGCGTCTGTCGGAGGCGAGCTGGGCGGCGGTGTGGGCGCTGCAGGACTCCCAGGTGGGCCGGGTGGCGACGTCCGGCCTGGACGAGGTGCTGAGCCGCCTGGAGGACGCCACCGCCTACTACCTGCCGCTGCCGCCCACGCTGC GTCGAGAGTGGGAGAAGAGGGTTCAGGAGTacgaggaggaagacgaggatgACGAGCCGGGCCTGTGGACGCGGCTGCGCAGCCTGCTGCTGAGCCTCAGCCTGCAGCTGTACCACCGCCTGCTGAAGCTGCGGGAGCGGCTGGAGCAAGCCGCCCGGCCGCTGGGCGCCGCCGCCGACACG GTGGGTCTGGGCCGGGTTCTGGAGGCGGTGGGCTTCCTGCTGCAGTACCAGCAGCGCTTCATGGTGGCGCTGGTGTACCGTGTGGAGGGCCTGAGGGAGCTGGCCCTGgtccaggtcaaaggtcaagccGCCCTGCTGGCTGAGCTGGGCCCGGTCCGGCAGATGCTGGACCTTCCCTCCCAGGTCCAGGTGGTCCTCAGAGATCTGCAGGACCTGGCCAAGATCTTGCTGCAGCTGGTGGTCAACTCCACCCCGCTCTACAGCATG ctgcaGCAGCCCAGCGCGCAGGACGTGGAGGACTTCCTGAGCCAGGAGGACTTCACGTGCGACAGCGCGTCTCGCCGCAGCTCCGCCAACAGCCTCTTCCTGAAGGCCATGGACGGCCGCCCGCGCCGCCGCAAGAGTCTGTACTCTCGCGCGCGCCGTGGCTCCGGCAGCGGCGGCTCCGCCAACAGCCCCCAAGGCGCCGGCTCGGCCCCGCCGGGCCCCGCCAACGGCCGCCGGTCCAGCCTGAAGCAGGAGGCGCCGGCTCTGGAGATCGAAGGCCTGCCCCTCCCTTCCGACAGCACCATCCACCGCCGCGCCTCCGCCACCGAGCTCCTCCTCGGGCCGCTCATGCAGTTCGTGTCCCAGAGCCAGAAGGCCTTCGAGTACCTGAGCCCCGGACCCATCGCCGACGAGGCCAACTCCACGGCAGAAACGTCCGACAACTGA